One window from the genome of Actinomycetota bacterium encodes:
- the rsmI gene encoding 16S rRNA (cytidine(1402)-2'-O)-methyltransferase, whose amino-acid sequence MRLRCTAGERTGGYRRGVGSPRAAAGGRLVVVATPIGNLGDLSPRAADVLRGADLVAAEDTRRTGRLLAHVGADVAQLSYHDHNEEQRLPQLVDRIRAGATVALVTDAGTPAVSDPGYRLVRACIDAGLAVEAVPGPSALLHALVVSGLPTDRFTFEGFLPRRGGARADRLAELADEPRTMVLYLSPHRAAADLADLVSALGDDRPGALCRELTKLHEEVVRAPLAELLGLARVGVRGEATLVVGGAPAEPVAARSAEELAEDVARRVAVGVSKKAAIAEVAAEARVPKREVYQAVVDAGGAA is encoded by the coding sequence ATGCGGCTGCGGTGCACGGCGGGGGAGCGTACCGGTGGCTACCGTCGGGGCGTGGGATCCCCGCGGGCGGCGGCAGGCGGCCGGCTGGTGGTGGTCGCGACCCCCATCGGCAACCTCGGCGACCTCTCCCCACGAGCCGCCGACGTCCTGCGCGGTGCCGACCTGGTCGCGGCCGAGGACACCCGACGCACGGGCAGGTTGCTGGCGCACGTCGGGGCGGACGTCGCGCAGCTGTCCTACCACGACCACAACGAGGAGCAGCGCCTCCCGCAGCTGGTCGACCGCATCCGCGCCGGGGCGACCGTGGCGCTGGTGACCGACGCCGGTACCCCGGCCGTCTCCGACCCGGGCTACCGGCTGGTGCGCGCCTGCATCGACGCGGGACTCGCCGTGGAGGCTGTGCCCGGGCCGTCGGCGCTGCTGCACGCGCTGGTCGTGTCGGGGCTACCCACCGACCGGTTCACGTTCGAGGGTTTCCTGCCACGGCGGGGCGGGGCGCGTGCCGACCGGCTGGCGGAACTGGCCGACGAGCCCAGGACGATGGTGCTGTACCTGTCACCGCACCGGGCAGCTGCCGACCTCGCCGACCTGGTCTCGGCTCTCGGCGACGACCGGCCGGGGGCCCTGTGCCGGGAGCTCACCAAGCTCCACGAGGAGGTGGTCCGCGCCCCGCTGGCCGAACTGCTCGGGCTGGCCCGCGTGGGGGTGCGCGGCGAGGCCACGCTGGTCGTTGGCGGGGCGCCGGCCGAGCCGGTCGCTGCGCGCAGCGCCGAGGAGCTCGCCGAGGACGTGGCACGCCGGGTGGCCGTGGGCGTGTCGAAGAAGGCCGCGATCGCCGAGGTCGCCGCCGAAGCCCGCGTGCCGAAGCGGGAGGTCTACCAGGCGGTGGTCGACGCGGGAGGCGCCGCGTGA
- a CDS encoding AbrB/MazE/SpoVT family DNA-binding domain-containing protein has product MKTGIHRKVDDLGRVVIPAGIRRSLNIREGDAMEVHVEGEHVILSKPTDQCVFCRSEQGLRPFRGKNVCRACIAAVGVLAEGVPSAQPEPAPPGAFDAARDHAAPPASTTAW; this is encoded by the coding sequence ATGAAGACCGGCATCCACCGCAAGGTCGACGACCTCGGCCGGGTCGTCATCCCCGCCGGGATCCGGCGCTCGCTGAACATCCGCGAGGGTGACGCCATGGAGGTGCACGTCGAGGGCGAGCACGTGATCCTGTCCAAGCCGACCGACCAGTGCGTGTTCTGCCGCTCGGAGCAAGGGCTGCGACCGTTCCGCGGGAAGAACGTGTGCCGAGCCTGCATCGCGGCGGTCGGGGTGCTCGCGGAGGGCGTGCCCAGCGCCCAGCCTGAGCCGGCACCGCCGGGCGCGTTCGACGCCGCCCGCGATCACGCGGCGCCTCCCGCGTCGACCACCGCCTGGTAG
- the metG gene encoding methionine--tRNA ligase: MSTTTAPRRAPRPILVAVAWPYANGLQHLGHIAGAYLPADIFARYHRVAGNRVLMVSGSDAHGTPITVKADQEGVDPVGIVNRYHPKFLEQWDRLGISFDTFTTTMTDNHRAVVHEVFNILGDNGYITRGSSDQFFDPQAKRFLPDRYVEGTCPHCGYASARGDQCDQCGRTLDPQDLIEPRSRLTGATPVSRESEHYFLQLAQLEQPLLEWLQTREGWRAHVLNWSIQFVRDGLRDRAITRDLTWGVPLPAGTDLDGDKRIYVWFEAVIGYLSASREWAHERGEPDAWKDFWQGPDAASYYFIGKDNIPFHTVVWPAMLIGCGGLNLPTDVPANQYVTFRGAKASKSRGVGRSALAYLDQFEPDALRYALAANLPEQQDTDLTDDEIVRRINDELVATWGNLVHRVLTMTSRNFGDQVPQPGDLDDDDAALLDHVEAALEDEAILLERVELRAGLRAAMRAAQETNAYLNRKEPWRTANTDRQRTATTLFVALNAINGLKVALYPYLPFTSTELHAMLGQPATIQDGGWRRVALYPGTPLSPRGPLYRKVDAAEVEGNDEAGAAAG, encoded by the coding sequence GTGAGCACCACCACCGCGCCCCGCCGCGCGCCGCGGCCCATCCTCGTCGCGGTCGCCTGGCCCTACGCCAACGGGTTGCAGCACCTGGGACACATCGCCGGCGCCTACCTCCCCGCCGACATCTTCGCCCGCTACCACCGTGTCGCCGGCAACCGGGTGCTGATGGTCTCGGGCAGTGACGCCCACGGGACCCCGATCACGGTGAAGGCCGATCAGGAAGGCGTCGACCCGGTCGGGATCGTCAACCGCTACCACCCCAAGTTCCTGGAGCAGTGGGACCGGCTGGGGATCTCCTTCGACACGTTCACCACCACCATGACCGACAATCACCGCGCGGTGGTGCACGAGGTGTTCAACATCCTCGGCGACAACGGCTACATCACCCGTGGCAGCAGCGACCAGTTCTTCGACCCGCAGGCCAAGCGCTTCCTCCCCGACCGCTACGTGGAAGGCACCTGTCCCCACTGCGGCTACGCCTCGGCCCGTGGCGACCAGTGCGACCAGTGCGGACGCACTCTCGACCCGCAGGATCTGATCGAGCCACGCAGCAGGCTGACGGGTGCCACCCCGGTCTCCCGCGAGAGCGAGCACTACTTCCTCCAGCTGGCGCAACTCGAGCAGCCCCTGCTGGAGTGGCTCCAGACCCGGGAGGGATGGCGTGCCCACGTCCTGAACTGGTCGATCCAGTTTGTCCGCGACGGCCTCCGCGACCGCGCCATCACCCGCGACCTGACCTGGGGCGTTCCCCTGCCGGCGGGCACCGACCTGGACGGTGACAAGCGGATCTACGTCTGGTTCGAGGCGGTGATCGGGTACCTGTCCGCGTCGCGGGAATGGGCGCACGAGCGCGGCGAACCCGACGCCTGGAAGGACTTCTGGCAGGGTCCCGACGCGGCCTCCTACTACTTCATCGGGAAGGACAACATCCCGTTCCACACGGTGGTCTGGCCGGCGATGCTGATCGGCTGCGGCGGCTTGAACCTGCCCACCGACGTGCCCGCCAACCAGTACGTCACGTTCCGGGGCGCGAAGGCCTCCAAGAGCCGCGGGGTGGGTCGGTCGGCGCTGGCGTACCTCGATCAGTTCGAACCCGACGCCCTGCGCTACGCCCTGGCCGCCAACCTGCCCGAACAGCAGGACACCGACCTGACCGACGACGAGATCGTGCGTCGCATCAACGACGAGCTGGTCGCCACCTGGGGGAACCTCGTCCACCGGGTGCTGACCATGACGTCGCGGAACTTCGGCGATCAGGTCCCGCAGCCGGGGGACCTCGACGACGACGATGCCGCGCTCCTCGACCACGTCGAGGCCGCCCTCGAAGACGAGGCCATCCTCCTGGAGCGGGTGGAGCTACGGGCGGGGTTGCGGGCCGCGATGCGCGCCGCGCAGGAAACCAACGCCTACCTCAACCGCAAGGAGCCGTGGCGCACCGCCAACACCGATCGACAACGCACGGCCACCACGCTGTTCGTCGCGCTCAATGCCATCAACGGCTTGAAGGTGGCTCTGTACCCCTACCTCCCGTTCACCTCGACCGAGCTGCACGCGATGCTGGGTCAGCCCGCAACGATCCAGGACGGCGGATGGCGGCGGGTGGCGCTGTACCCGGGAACACCGCTGTCGCCGCGGGGCCCGCTGTACCGCAAGGTCGACGCCGCCGAGGTGGAAGGGAACGACGAGGCCGGCGCCGCCGCGGGCTGA
- a CDS encoding TatD family hydrolase, with protein MRSRPTTSGCPRRRPADGTLTVPEYVDTHCHLDHHEQLRSAEQVERARARGVTALVTVGTDLASSTEAVQTAARHDEVWATVGVHPNDTMEATPHVMECIQRLATQPRVVGIGESGLDYYRDWAPAERQQWAFRRHIDLAKTVDKTLVIHCRDAWDDTLGILEDEGPPARVVLHCFSGDADLAERCAADGYFLSFAGNVTFANAPALREAAAATPLDRLLTETDSPYLTPHPHRGEPNEPAMVPLVAACLARVHGRDLEEVAAATVTNARRAFAL; from the coding sequence ATACGGTCGCGGCCTACGACATCGGGCTGTCCAAGACGGCGGCCCGCGGACGGGACCCTCACCGTGCCGGAGTACGTCGACACCCACTGCCATCTCGATCACCACGAACAGCTGCGGTCCGCTGAGCAGGTCGAGCGCGCCCGCGCGCGAGGCGTCACAGCGCTCGTCACGGTCGGGACCGACCTGGCGTCTTCGACCGAGGCGGTGCAGACCGCCGCTCGCCACGACGAGGTCTGGGCGACCGTCGGAGTGCACCCCAACGACACCATGGAAGCAACCCCGCACGTCATGGAGTGCATCCAGCGGCTCGCCACCCAGCCACGTGTTGTGGGGATCGGCGAATCCGGTCTGGACTACTACCGCGACTGGGCCCCTGCGGAGCGCCAGCAGTGGGCGTTCCGGCGCCACATCGACCTGGCCAAAACGGTCGACAAGACGCTCGTGATCCACTGCCGCGACGCGTGGGACGACACCCTCGGCATCCTGGAAGACGAGGGGCCGCCCGCGCGGGTCGTGCTGCACTGCTTCTCGGGTGACGCCGATCTCGCCGAGCGCTGCGCCGCAGACGGGTACTTCCTGTCGTTCGCGGGGAACGTCACCTTCGCCAACGCGCCCGCCCTGCGGGAAGCCGCCGCCGCCACCCCGCTGGATCGGTTGCTGACCGAGACCGACAGCCCGTACCTCACACCCCACCCACACCGCGGTGAGCCCAACGAGCCGGCGATGGTCCCGTTGGTGGCGGCGTGCTTGGCGCGGGTGCACGGCCGTGACCTGGAGGAGGTGGCAGCAGCCACGGTGACCAACGCCCGCCGCGCGTTCGCGCTGTGA
- the rsmA gene encoding 16S rRNA (adenine(1518)-N(6)/adenine(1519)-N(6))-dimethyltransferase RsmA: MATGREAPLLTPADIRRLLDEHGLAPRKAAGQNFVVDPNTVRKVVRDAGVTAGDVVVEVGAGLGSLTLALSEVAHRIVAVEVDAGLVSALRDVVGDRDHVEIVHADALRVDLDALVDGEPARLVANLPYNIATPVVFHALDGRAITDLFVMVQREVGERWAAQVGDAPYGAVSVKLQLVADVEVVARVPPTVFYPVPKVDSVTVRIVRRLPVPDPAEHRVVASVVEAAFAQRRKTLRNALRARGPTPAVEQALEAAGIDPGARAEELDAAAFRRLAGHLADHLTAGSGS, from the coding sequence GTGGCCACAGGGCGGGAGGCGCCGCTGCTGACGCCGGCGGACATCCGCCGGTTGCTGGACGAGCACGGGCTCGCGCCCCGGAAGGCCGCCGGCCAGAACTTCGTCGTCGACCCCAACACCGTCCGCAAGGTCGTCCGCGATGCGGGTGTCACCGCTGGCGACGTCGTCGTGGAGGTCGGGGCCGGACTGGGGTCGTTGACGTTGGCGCTGTCCGAGGTCGCCCACCGGATCGTGGCGGTGGAGGTCGACGCCGGCCTGGTGTCCGCGCTCCGCGACGTGGTCGGCGACCGCGACCACGTCGAGATCGTTCACGCCGATGCGCTCCGGGTCGACCTCGACGCTCTGGTGGATGGGGAGCCCGCCCGCCTGGTCGCGAACCTGCCGTACAACATCGCGACGCCGGTGGTGTTCCACGCGCTCGACGGTCGGGCGATCACCGACCTGTTCGTGATGGTCCAACGCGAGGTCGGAGAACGGTGGGCTGCCCAGGTCGGTGATGCGCCGTACGGCGCGGTCAGCGTGAAGCTGCAGCTGGTCGCGGACGTCGAGGTGGTCGCACGCGTCCCGCCGACCGTCTTCTACCCGGTCCCCAAGGTCGACAGCGTTACGGTCCGCATCGTCCGCCGCCTCCCGGTGCCCGACCCGGCCGAGCACCGTGTGGTCGCCTCGGTGGTCGAGGCGGCGTTCGCCCAGCGGCGCAAGACGCTACGGAACGCGCTACGGGCGCGGGGCCCGACGCCCGCGGTGGAGCAGGCCCTGGAGGCGGCCGGCATCGACCCGGGGGCGCGTGCCGAGGAGCTCGACGCCGCCGCGTTCCGCCGCCTCGCAGGTCACCTCGCCGATCACCTCACGGCGGGGAGCGGATCATGA
- a CDS encoding 4-(cytidine 5'-diphospho)-2-C-methyl-D-erythritol kinase produces the protein MSERPLPAPTVRVRVPAKVNLFLAVRGPRPDGMHDIVSVMHTIGIHDVVSVRFEGPRVACYHPAARRMLDVTIEHDAGIDVPRDASNLAVRAARALADALVRRGPATDDHDRVRAEPGAPVTRIELAKRIPVGAGMAGGSADAAATLVALNELWDAQLSRAEMRSVAAEVGADVPFCVGGGTALATGTGTATAQVLCRSALHWAVGISDQPLSTAEVYRMWDRVAAPSAVEPDAVLQALRAQDTEALGAALHNDLEQAAFRLRPQLRDAKESLLDAGALGAVMSGSGPTVLGVAGDPQHARRLAAAVAHRFDRVEVARSPAGGPEIISGS, from the coding sequence ATGAGCGAACGTCCGCTGCCGGCGCCGACCGTGCGGGTGCGGGTCCCCGCCAAGGTCAACCTGTTCCTCGCCGTACGCGGGCCCCGGCCCGACGGGATGCACGACATCGTCTCGGTCATGCACACCATCGGGATCCACGACGTGGTCTCGGTGCGGTTCGAAGGACCGCGGGTTGCGTGCTACCACCCGGCGGCCCGACGGATGCTGGATGTCACGATCGAGCACGACGCCGGGATCGACGTGCCGCGAGACGCCTCCAACCTCGCCGTCCGGGCGGCGCGGGCGCTCGCCGACGCCCTGGTGCGCCGCGGTCCGGCGACCGATGACCACGACCGCGTCCGTGCTGAGCCAGGCGCCCCGGTCACGCGGATCGAGCTCGCCAAACGCATCCCGGTGGGGGCCGGGATGGCAGGCGGGTCGGCCGACGCCGCCGCCACGCTGGTGGCGTTGAACGAGTTGTGGGATGCCCAGCTAAGCCGCGCAGAGATGCGAAGCGTCGCGGCGGAGGTCGGCGCCGACGTTCCCTTCTGTGTCGGGGGAGGCACCGCGTTGGCGACCGGGACCGGGACCGCGACCGCACAGGTCCTGTGCCGCAGCGCGCTCCACTGGGCCGTTGGGATCAGCGACCAGCCGCTGTCCACCGCCGAGGTCTACCGGATGTGGGACCGGGTCGCGGCGCCGAGCGCGGTGGAACCGGACGCCGTCCTGCAGGCGCTCCGCGCCCAGGACACCGAGGCGCTGGGTGCAGCGCTGCACAACGACCTGGAGCAGGCAGCGTTCCGCCTCCGCCCGCAGCTGCGCGACGCCAAGGAGTCGCTGCTCGACGCCGGGGCGTTGGGCGCGGTCATGAGCGGTTCGGGACCCACCGTGTTGGGTGTCGCCGGGGACCCCCAACACGCGCGGCGTCTCGCTGCCGCGGTTGCGCACCGCTTCGACCGCGTGGAGGTCGCCCGCTCACCCGCGGGCGGCCCCGAGATCATCAGCGGTTCTTGA
- a CDS encoding transposase encodes MDHGRAAGRGEGRPVAQVARELGIAESGLRRWLDRHDIDHGRKEGVTSGEREELSRLRRENRVLKMERDLVSRAAAFFASENVLPRP; translated from the coding sequence GTGGATCATGGCAGAGCAGCAGGGCGCGGGGAAGGTCGTCCGGTCGCGCAGGTCGCGCGCGAGCTGGGCATCGCCGAGTCCGGCCTGCGCCGCTGGCTGGACCGCCACGACATCGACCACGGCCGCAAGGAGGGCGTGACCTCCGGCGAGCGCGAGGAGCTGTCGCGGCTGCGCCGCGAGAACCGCGTGCTGAAGATGGAGCGCGATCTGGTCTCTCGAGCCGCGGCCTTCTTCGCCAGCGAGAACGTCCTTCCCCGGCCGTGA
- the glmU gene encoding bifunctional UDP-N-acetylglucosamine diphosphorylase/glucosamine-1-phosphate N-acetyltransferase GlmU, translating into MTSPARDDLAAVVLAAGLGTRFRSDRAKVMHPVTGRTMLRHVLEALRPLGLGQVVVVVGHQADAVTQEADAADFHRLMTVTQEEQRGTGHAARQALPALDASIRRVLVLPGDTPLVRPSTLERLADADIDSDAVLLSVQLDDPTGYGRLLHDDTGRVVGIVEETDATDQQRQLRHVNAGMYRFDRHVLADVLGALDADNVQGEQYLTDVVGILAERGHTVRTVEADIDEVRGVNDRVELAAAAAVLRRRCLEELMRSGVTVVDPATTYIDVGVTVGRDTVVLPGSILQGRTRVGDGATVGPFTRLVDAEVADGAHVEQSTVVAASIGPDVSVGPYAYLRPGTRLERGAKAGTFVEIKNSTVGEGSKVPHLSYVGDATIGDDVNVGAGTVTVNYDGYGKYETLIGDGAFIGSDSMLIAPVRIGDGAVTGAGSTITNDVPSDALAVARARQRNIDGWAARRRQREEGRGR; encoded by the coding sequence ATGACCTCTCCCGCCCGCGACGATCTCGCCGCCGTCGTCCTCGCCGCCGGCCTCGGCACCCGCTTCCGGTCCGATCGGGCCAAGGTGATGCACCCGGTGACGGGTCGAACGATGCTGCGCCACGTGTTGGAGGCGCTCCGTCCGCTCGGTCTCGGACAGGTCGTTGTGGTCGTCGGCCACCAAGCCGACGCGGTCACGCAGGAGGCCGACGCGGCCGACTTCCACCGCCTGATGACGGTCACACAGGAGGAGCAGCGAGGCACCGGCCACGCCGCTCGCCAGGCGCTACCGGCGCTCGACGCTTCGATCCGCCGAGTGCTCGTGCTGCCCGGTGACACGCCGCTGGTGCGCCCCTCGACGCTCGAGCGGCTCGCCGACGCCGACATCGACTCCGATGCGGTGCTGCTGTCGGTGCAGCTCGACGACCCGACCGGGTACGGGCGACTGTTGCACGACGACACGGGTCGGGTCGTGGGCATCGTCGAGGAGACCGACGCGACCGACCAGCAGCGCCAACTGCGCCACGTCAACGCCGGGATGTACCGCTTCGACCGCCACGTACTCGCGGACGTGCTCGGAGCCCTGGATGCTGACAACGTCCAGGGCGAGCAGTACCTCACCGACGTGGTCGGGATCCTGGCGGAACGTGGCCATACCGTCCGGACGGTCGAGGCCGACATCGACGAGGTCCGCGGGGTCAACGACCGGGTCGAGCTCGCGGCCGCCGCCGCCGTCCTGCGTCGCCGTTGCCTCGAGGAACTGATGCGCTCGGGGGTGACGGTCGTGGACCCGGCCACGACGTACATCGACGTCGGCGTCACGGTGGGGCGCGACACCGTCGTGCTGCCCGGCAGCATCCTGCAGGGCCGGACTCGGGTCGGCGACGGCGCAACGGTGGGACCGTTCACGAGGCTGGTCGACGCCGAGGTTGCCGACGGCGCGCACGTGGAGCAGTCCACCGTCGTGGCAGCGTCGATCGGTCCCGACGTGTCGGTCGGCCCCTACGCGTACCTGCGCCCCGGCACTCGCCTGGAGCGCGGCGCCAAGGCGGGGACGTTCGTCGAGATCAAGAACTCCACCGTGGGAGAGGGCTCGAAGGTCCCGCATCTGTCGTACGTCGGTGACGCCACCATCGGTGACGACGTCAACGTCGGCGCGGGGACGGTCACGGTCAACTACGACGGGTACGGCAAGTACGAGACGCTGATCGGCGACGGGGCGTTCATCGGCTCGGATTCGATGCTGATCGCGCCGGTGCGGATCGGGGACGGGGCGGTCACCGGCGCCGGGTCGACCATCACCAACGACGTCCCTTCCGACGCTTTGGCGGTCGCGCGGGCGCGGCAACGCAACATCGACGGGTGGGCCGCACGACGGCGGCAACGCGAGGAGGGCCGCGGGCGCTAG
- a CDS encoding ribose-phosphate diphosphokinase → MMIFSGSSYPEFAREVADHLGMRLGEAKLSRFANGELYCRYMESVRGADAFVIQSHTGAARDGMSINDHIMEQLIMVDALRRASAKRICAVIPFYGYSRADKKTLSREPISARLMADLFISAGADRIMSIDLHTGQIQGFFDDPFDHLTALPLLTGWLSDQLDGGEPVVVSPDAGRVRLAEKFASHLDAPIAILHKRRTAHNIAEVLEVVGDVRDRVAVVVDDMIDTAGTITEAARVLKDHGAARVVACATHPVLSGPATERLRTSEIETLVVTNTLPIPLEHRIDKMVVLSIAPIVASALKAVFEDQSVSEIFRGENV, encoded by the coding sequence ATGATGATCTTCTCCGGGTCGTCGTACCCGGAGTTCGCCCGTGAGGTTGCCGACCACCTCGGCATGCGACTCGGCGAGGCGAAGCTGTCCCGCTTCGCCAACGGCGAGCTGTACTGCCGGTACATGGAGTCGGTCCGGGGTGCCGACGCCTTCGTGATCCAGTCGCACACCGGTGCGGCGCGCGACGGCATGTCGATCAACGATCACATCATGGAGCAGCTGATCATGGTGGATGCGTTGCGGCGCGCGTCGGCCAAGCGCATCTGTGCGGTTATCCCCTTCTACGGCTACTCGCGAGCGGACAAGAAGACCCTGTCGCGCGAGCCGATCTCGGCACGTCTCATGGCCGACCTTTTCATCTCGGCGGGTGCGGACCGCATCATGTCGATCGACCTGCACACCGGCCAGATCCAGGGTTTCTTCGACGACCCGTTCGATCATCTGACCGCGCTGCCGCTCCTGACCGGGTGGCTCAGCGACCAGCTCGACGGCGGCGAGCCGGTGGTGGTCTCCCCGGACGCGGGGCGGGTGCGGCTCGCCGAGAAGTTCGCCAGCCACCTCGACGCCCCGATCGCGATCCTGCACAAGCGACGCACCGCGCACAACATCGCCGAGGTCCTCGAGGTCGTCGGCGACGTCCGCGACCGTGTGGCGGTGGTGGTCGACGACATGATCGACACGGCCGGGACGATCACCGAGGCCGCACGGGTCCTCAAGGACCACGGCGCGGCGCGGGTGGTTGCGTGTGCCACCCACCCGGTCCTGTCCGGGCCGGCCACCGAACGGCTGCGCACGTCCGAGATCGAGACGTTGGTGGTGACCAACACCCTCCCGATCCCGCTGGAGCACCGGATCGACAAGATGGTGGTCCTGTCGATCGCGCCGATCGTCGCTTCGGCGTTGAAGGCGGTGTTCGAGGACCAGTCGGTGTCGGAGATCTTCCGCGGCGAGAACGTGTGA
- a CDS encoding 50S ribosomal protein L25/general stress protein Ctc, protein MAEQVKLVADTRTDSGRSVARRLRANGRVPAVVYGRGVEPTKLHVDARDLYHALHTSAGLNALIRLQVDGDEHLTIAREVQRHPVRGDVLHVDFVALHRQQLIRVEVPIHLEGLEEVASPGVVNHVLHTVPLRVRPLDIPDSFTLSVVDLVIGDVLRVEDIQLPQGAEFDIEEDRTVVTVTAPTVIEAPEEEEPETAAALEPEEAPLAEGQEDAPIGSERPEPEHTAAGGREG, encoded by the coding sequence ATGGCTGAACAGGTGAAGCTGGTTGCCGACACCCGCACCGACAGCGGGCGTTCCGTGGCGCGGCGACTGCGGGCCAACGGTCGCGTCCCTGCCGTTGTGTACGGCCGTGGCGTCGAGCCCACCAAGCTGCACGTGGACGCCCGCGACCTCTACCACGCGCTGCACACCTCCGCTGGTCTCAACGCGCTGATCCGCCTGCAGGTCGACGGCGACGAGCACCTGACCATCGCCCGGGAGGTTCAGCGTCACCCCGTCCGTGGAGATGTGCTGCACGTCGACTTCGTCGCCTTGCACCGCCAGCAGCTGATCCGCGTCGAGGTCCCCATCCACCTCGAGGGGCTGGAGGAGGTGGCGTCACCGGGTGTGGTCAACCACGTGCTGCACACCGTTCCGCTCCGGGTGCGGCCACTGGACATCCCCGATTCGTTCACGCTGTCGGTCGTCGACCTGGTGATCGGTGACGTGCTGCGTGTCGAGGACATCCAACTGCCCCAAGGCGCCGAGTTCGACATCGAAGAAGACCGCACGGTCGTGACGGTCACCGCCCCGACCGTCATCGAAGCCCCCGAGGAGGAGGAGCCGGAGACCGCCGCCGCGCTCGAGCCTGAGGAGGCGCCGCTGGCTGAGGGCCAGGAGGACGCCCCGATCGGGAGCGAGCGACCCGAGCCGGAGCACACCGCGGCAGGCGGCCGAGAGGGCTGA
- the pth gene encoding aminoacyl-tRNA hydrolase, whose product MNADRWLVVGLGNPDAEYGGTRHNVGAEAVQTLARRLGVALSPNRRVGCVVAQGRRGDARLVLARPLSYMNESGGPVQRAARWFKVAPQRIVAVHDDLDLDVGEIRLKRGGGSGGHRGLADIDRRLSIRDYHRVRIGIGRPPGRMDPRDYVLRPFSREQRETIDVSLEEACDAVLVLVHDGLEVAQNRFHRRSP is encoded by the coding sequence ATGAACGCCGACCGCTGGCTGGTGGTCGGCCTGGGCAACCCCGACGCGGAGTACGGCGGCACCCGCCACAACGTCGGGGCCGAGGCGGTGCAGACGTTGGCGCGCCGACTCGGCGTTGCGCTGTCACCCAACCGTCGTGTCGGGTGCGTGGTCGCACAGGGCCGCCGCGGTGACGCACGGCTGGTCCTCGCCCGGCCACTGTCGTACATGAACGAGTCCGGGGGGCCGGTGCAGCGTGCCGCCCGGTGGTTCAAGGTCGCGCCCCAGCGCATCGTCGCGGTCCACGACGACCTCGACCTGGACGTCGGTGAGATCCGGCTGAAGCGGGGCGGGGGATCGGGCGGCCACAGGGGCCTCGCCGACATCGACCGGCGGCTGTCGATCCGCGACTACCACCGCGTCCGCATCGGCATCGGGCGTCCGCCGGGGCGGATGGATCCGCGCGATTACGTGCTGCGGCCGTTCTCGCGCGAGCAACGCGAGACGATCGACGTGTCGCTCGAGGAAGCCTGCGACGCGGTCCTGGTCCTGGTCCATGACGGGCTCGAGGTGGCTCAGAACCGCTTCCACCGGCGGTCACCCTGA